The sequence below is a genomic window from Halolamina litorea.
GGCTCCGCGGGCGGCGCCGGGGGGCTCGGCTCCGTCGCCGATACCGCGACCAGCCAGAGTTCGCTGCTGCTGTTGGCTGTCATCGTCGTGTTGGTGCTCGCGGCCGTCGTCCTGCTCTACCTCGCGTCGGCCGACGACCTCGTCGACTCGCAGTTGGACCGCGAGCGCGAGGAGAGCGACGACGACTACACCGACATCGCCGCCGTCGGGCGCCTCGCCGGCGAGGCCGCTGACCGGATCGAGGCCGGCGACGCGTTCGGCAACGAGGTGTACCGCGCGTGGGTCGAGATGACCGAACACCTCGCCGTCGAGCGCCCGCAGTCCTCGACGCCCGCGGAGTTCGCCGCGGCGGCCGTCGACGCCGGCATGGCCCCCGACGACGTGCGCGAACTCACCGACCTGTTCGAGGAGGTCCGCTACGGCGACCGTGAGGTGACTGAGGAGCGCGAACGCCGCGCGGCGGCCGCGCTCCGCCGCATCGAAGCGGGCTACGCGGAGGACGAGGAATGAGGCTCCGGATCTCGGCGGCGGTCGGTGCCGTCGCGGTGCTCGTGGGCCTGCTCGTCTCCATCCAGCAGGGGTTCGCCGGGCTGATCCCCGTCACGTGGGCGTTCGTGCTGCTGCTCGCCGCCGTCGCGGCGATACAGACCGTCAACGCTGGGTTCACCCGCCGGGCGACACCGATCCTCGAAACCGAGACCGGCGACCCGGAGCGACGCTACGAGGCGCCGGCGCCCGGCGACGACCTCGCCGAGACGCTCGCGCTGGCACGGCGGCGCTCCCGCGCTGGCGACCGGCCGCGCGACCGGGTTCGTGACCGGGTCGCCGACGCGGCCGTCGCGGCCGTCGTCGACGCCGAGGGCTGTTCGACCGAGGTGGCCCAGGACCGCGTTCGTCACGGCGAGTGGACTGACGACCCGGTCGCCGCGTGGTTCCTCGGCACGGACGTGCCGCTCCCGCGGAGCGAACGGGCCCGCCTGCTCGCCACGTCGCCGTTCTCGCAGTTCGACGCGGCGTTCGAGCGAACCGTCCGTGCGATCGACCGTCTGGACGACCACGGGGGTGGGCAATGAGCTACGGCGACGCGCTCGACACCGGCCACTGGACCGGGATCGGCGCGCTGGCGTTCGCGGCGTTCGCGGCCGGCCTCCCCAGCCAACGCCCCGGACTCTTCCTCGTCTCGCTGGTCGGCGTCGGCTTCGCGGCGTACGCGAGAGCCGGCGACGCCCCCGAACCGACGCTGACGGTGGAACGCGACCTCTCGGCGTCGACGCCCGCCCCCGACGACGAGGTGACGGTGACCGTCACCGTCGAGAACGGCGGCTCATCGACGCTGCCGGACCTCCGACTGATCGACGGCGTCCCCGCGGGGCTCTCGGTCACCGACGGCACCGCGCGGCTTGGCACGGCGCTCCGGCCGGGGAAACGTGCGACCTTCCAGTACACGGTCACCGCGACCCGGGGCACCCACGA
It includes:
- a CDS encoding DUF4129 domain-containing protein, which encodes MQRDTAVAIVLALLALLAIGAAAATLENPAASSSGSGFGGGSGDGLGSGSAASGSTNGSSGGGAMQWTGELSGACLSILMTPWAKALIAGSVLLVAASVWRRTGSIWFGAITLVLYGPIVYVVWFALAGCRTLQPAMAPSRPATNQTQTNGSAGGAGGLGSVADTATSQSSLLLLAVIVVLVLAAVVLLYLASADDLVDSQLDREREESDDDYTDIAAVGRLAGEAADRIEAGDAFGNEVYRAWVEMTEHLAVERPQSSTPAEFAAAAVDAGMAPDDVRELTDLFEEVRYGDREVTEERERRAAAALRRIEAGYAEDEE
- a CDS encoding DUF7269 family protein, translated to MRLRISAAVGAVAVLVGLLVSIQQGFAGLIPVTWAFVLLLAAVAAIQTVNAGFTRRATPILETETGDPERRYEAPAPGDDLAETLALARRRSRAGDRPRDRVRDRVADAAVAAVVDAEGCSTEVAQDRVRHGEWTDDPVAAWFLGTDVPLPRSERARLLATSPFSQFDAAFERTVRAIDRLDDHGGGQ